The Ziziphus jujuba cultivar Dongzao chromosome 5, ASM3175591v1 genome segment AAAATGTTTTGGGCATTCCACGATGCTGAGGATGTTTTTATTTGGATGAGCAGCAAGGATAGTTCCTTTACTGTTTAGTCAGCTTACATGATGACTGAAGAGGACTAGGAGTAGTTAAAAGTGTGGAAAGTGCTGTAAAAGAGTAGGATTCATGAGTGCCACAAGTTTTTgacctaataaatttttaattttgatatcccTTTCAAAGCCAATATGGAGGATAGAGGTTTAATAGTGTTTGACTCTTTTTGTCCTCATGGGTGCTTATGTCCTTAGAACGAAATTCACCACTTTTTTTGTTGTCAAGTGGCCAAGAGACTGTAGTTTTCCACTCCATGGGGTATTCGTTAGGATGATTTCAATTCAGATGATCTTTTGACTTGGTTTGATTTAACTTGTAATCCAATAGGGAGGTTTTCGATTTTCCAAGATGATGTGGATAGGCTTTTCTTATTtgtcattttgatttttgagcAGATTTGGTGGAACCAGAATGGGGTGATTCATAAAGGTTTTATAAGCTTTGATGATGACAAAATCTAAGCTTTGCataataagtttttaaattcaatttttctcttttatgtgaAGGAGCTAGTGATAAGGAGTTTCAGGTTTTTTCCATTGTTCCTTTATGGAAATGTCCACAAAGGGGTTTTGTAAAGATTCATGCAGACACTACTTTGAAAAGAGGCTTTTGCTTTACTGGGATGGTAGTAAGGTATCATTAGGGAAATGTTCTCAAAATTCTTGTTTTCAAGGAGGTTATTGATAtccaaaaaattgatgaaatctttaatattttttaaggtTTACTACTGGCATGGAAGGAAAATTTGAATTGGAGAGTGATGTAAAAGCTGTCATTCAGAGCGTTACAATCTTCTTTTTGTTGGGGTCGCACTGGTTTGCTTTCAGcctttgtaaaaatatttttgaatttaatactATCTttaattctctttctttttcttggatcCCCAAAGAGTGTAATAGTCTTGCCCATATTGTTAGTAAATGGGCGAGTAATCAATCTTTTATGAGATATGTGGATCTTGATCTTGTATCTCTTTCTTTTGTTTAGATTATGATTCAAGAGAGAGGTTATTGGACTAGCTCTAGAATGTGAGTCGTACTTTATTAGCACGTTGctctttttagttttaataCACCCGTTACTTTCAACAAAAAATAGCTTTTCTGATAGCCATTTCATAACTTTTAATAAGGGTATGtaggaaaattgaaaaatcgAGAAAACTGAACAATTGACCTGCATTGACCAATGATTAGAATTGGCCCTCCTCCGATGGGTCAATTGACCAACACCAATCATGGGGCTTCGATCGGTAATGGTTACCATTACTCAAAAACCAAATGTCATGGAAATAGACTGAATACTCATCTCTTCGAAGAGTGTTTAGCATTTTTCATCCCTTCACTTGGATCGTAATCGTCCATAACTCTTGATCTATTGCCTACAACTTCACAAATCCATCTCTTAGATAGATTTCTCTCTTAGATCGATCTCATGAATCGCTAGTCAAAATCTATCCATCTTTTCTCCCTCGCTGTGATCTCGTCTTCTTTTGATCTCTGCTTCATCTGTAAGTTTGTTTTGCTCAAATTTTTAGGTTTTAGTTTAAAGGTTAGGTTAGTTTAAGGGAAATGGCTTTCATCACTgtcttcttctccttcatcttcatcttcatcttctttctttCGATTGAAATCATATAACCATAATCATCTTCGATTacaatttgcctttttttttttcagaaaataaaaatgaataattgattgattatcattcttagtttttacttttttagtcACATTTTCCTTGAAAAACCAAATTTACCaatttaaaatcctaaaacTTAAATTATTAGTCATTACTTTTATTTCATTACCATAACtagtaattatttttagtttcattACCATAATTATTGTTCATTATTTTGAGTGTCATTTTACCCAAAGTAAGgcccaaaaaatttgtaaattagGTTCAAAATAAGTTATTATCAAGGGCCtaattaaataagtaataaataaagtCAAAAacatatgtttttttgttttaaaattgtagaaaaagCCCAATTCATAACTTACTCAAACAAAAAAACTGACCGATAACCGATCGAATCGACTGATCAATTTTTAAAGGTGAAAAATAAGTTTCAATTCATTAACCGACCAACTgatcttttttttgggtgtgaaAAACTGATCAAAATTGGCTAGTACTCACCCTTAATTTTAAAGATGGTGTTAATATACCGTTTGAGAAATTGTCTTTAATATCATAACTAAATTCCAAATAAGTGGTAGGATGtaattagaaataatttaaaactaaaatggtaggaaaattattaaaaaataaatttttttatttcttaaatttaattttgagaagttctttttacaattttaaaacattCTATACAATATTGTTCTTTACACAgtatcatttaaatatataaaaaatataaaataatttcatacaATATTtctaatatctaaaatatccaTAATTCATAGAATCATAactatgtcaattttttttttctcacaaatcGCTTACAAATCAAACACCACTTTACGAAAATTATTCACAATGCTTTTAGATGAAATTGATAGTTatgaaaatttacaaaattttctttttaattagaacacttttagatatgaaaaaatatattcattatAGAGTTCGctcttaaaattataaatatctaaAAATGTTCTATCATATACTTTTGAATACATTTAAGATGTTCAGTTATATATTctttaatatatttaagatgTTCATATTTGAATACGTTCAGTTGCATATTTTTGAATGCATTTGAGATATTTAGTTGTATACTTCTAAACATATatgagatatttatatataaaaccgTTTGATcacatatttctaaatatatttaaaatgtttagtcaatttttttttaaatacatttgaaatattcaattctatatttatgaatacaaatatatttaattgataaatatttttaataataattttaaataaaaataaaaataaaaatttataataaaattagaaagaatTCATTTGgtaatacaattaaaaatttctttttaattttataagaaCATAAAAGCTGACTGTAACAATAGAGATAAGACTAATCAAGTGTTTAGCAGGGCATATGGGAAGAAATATTCGACGGAATCCACTGTTGTGAATCATGATCCAAAACGTgcattttgttttgaatatatgtAAACTCCAAAATCGCGCTGTCTTTTGACgtttaatttgtttgattttttttgtgggaaatttgaaaacaaaaaataagagtATGTTCAACGTTTGTGCAGATTGGTGGATTCTGATTAGCTGTACCTTTCATTGTTTCTTTTGTTGAATAAGAATCTTCCACCGTTCACCAAATTACCTAAAATATTTCCATTGAAATTCAATTacatcttttatttaattatttatttattttaaaatccaaaacaacaaaaataatatttgttgcAAATACAAATTGTCCTTTTAAGACTGCGACTCTACTCATTTGCCGCCGTCTTTGTCAAAGGATTTGAGGATAATTCAGACATTGCAAAGCATTAAATGCATCATAAGAACTATAAAAGTGATCTAAAAGAACCACCGGAAATTGTCCCAGAATCCCACGtgcttaatttaataaaataaaaaaaataaatttaaaaaacttaaaTGGTTATTAGCAATTTTAACCCACTAACCAAAAATGctgtatatatttgtttttcaattatattatttatatcaacccagcttttttttttttttttttacttttttttgttttgttttgttttgttttttttttttttttaatccaaatccaaaattttccaGCATCTCCAGTGAGTGGATCCAAATAACAAGGTTCTTCCAAAATTAATCCAAACCCGTCTCCAAACTCTGCTCCTATGGAATACCCTCTTCTTgtttgaccattttttttttttttttttctttccccttaTGCTTTCTGACCGTCCTCTGAAGCTCCTTTCGATTATCACTTGCTTCGTCAACAGGCTCTGtgaaaaatccaaacatataaatttatatatatttttaaacactCAGGTTTGTTTCCCATTTTAGTGTTCTTATTTTTGGAtcttgtttttctaattttaattattgtctTTTAAACGTAGTTTACGTGGGTTGGTTTTATTTTCATTCCCAGTGGAGTGTGtattcttttttattgataatgaCATTATTGATGTAATACTGGGTTGATTATAATTTTGTTGAAAATGGTTTCTGGGTTCTGATGGCACAGTCCTAGTATTTACGTCTAAGTTTGCTGATAGTTTGGTGGGATAAGTTGAAAGCCGATCGGAAAACGCTGATTTCagtttcatatgtatatatatatatatatatatatatatttatttatttatttattttcatatatgaaGGATATTAGTTGATTGGCAATAGGATTAAAAGTTCATATTCATGTATACGGATCATGGTTTTTGAATCCATTTGAATGTTGTGCTGTTAAATATTCTGAATTATTTCCAAAGGGCCTCATGTGGgaaaatcatttatattttatatttcttatttatgTGATCTAGGTCTATGCAGGGTAGGTGTTATAGAACTGAAAGATGAATTGACTGAATTATTTGTACTGGAAATGAGATGCTAGAGCattctttcaattttgtaaatAGAAAATTGCTAGGTGCCAAAAGGAGACGATGGGATCATAAGAAACTATGTTTTAGGATTATATTAGTAGCATTTTCTATTGAAACTGAGCACTGCTCCTAAATATTCAGTGAAGACTGGACTAAATGATAATCTCTAGGCAGAGAAGAATGTAATCCAAGGGATGGTATGCTCCTGCCAACTAAAATGACCTAGGCAAAACATTTAATCCTGTCACACATGGTGTAAACTCTGAGATTTGAGTTCTTGAAAGAATAATAGTTATATGGAACAGCATTGTTGAAGAGACACCTGAAAGTTTTCGACAATATGACTTAAATTTCATTGAAATAGCTATATTCAGATTGGGATGGCCAACATGTGGAATGTATTTCCAAAATCTTTCATCTCTGTTAtgtctttttgttttatatagtaCTTGAATTAGTAGTTTCTCCCTCTTCTATGACAAATGAATAATCATGTTGTATTTCTACTTTAGAAAGCTATAGTTGGAATATTAATAGATACTAATATACCGCAGAAATAAGTGAAACTGTGCAACTAAGAGTCGACTTTCTTTTGGAGAGGATACATTTGTGGTTCGCAATGTATTTTTTCAATGCTTCTGATTTTTCATTTATGTAGTCTGTGGCTTATTCAAGAAATCAAGTAGTTTGaggtcatttttttattatttattttaatttgacaagaaattatttaattacaaaAGTATTATAGGTAAGGATTTAACTTGGAAAGGTTCTTGTTTGAGCAGTTATCTTATAAATTATGTTGAGGAATTTCTTTTacgtatttatttttcaataaagcaAATTGCTTTGTATTAAATATcttgaatttcatttttacttgtgaaaataattttgacatGAAACAGAAGCAACATAGTgacatctaaaattttaattttcctcTGCTATTAGTCTTCTTGGAACTATGAGTATAAAGAAATCCGCTTCAAATGTTGTTGAGAAGATTCTAACGTATGAAGAGCAGCAGGCAAAGGTATTCTCACTTATCTGCATCCTTAGCATATCTGGAAGTACGtacctttactttttatatGGAAGTTTGAGGCATGAAGATGCTACCATTACAGTCAGAAGTAAATCTTTCTTACCAAGCTGATTTACATATTTCCAGATTAACGAGGTGAGAAGTTCATTAGGGACGTTGTCAGGTAAATCATCCGTTTATTGTTCTGATGCATCCATTGCAAGACATTTAACAGCAAGAAACTGGAATGTCAAGAAGGCAACTAAAATGCTCAAAGAGACCTTAAAATGGAGGTCGGAATATAAACCAGAGGAGATTCGCTGGGTATGGTATCATTTATTTTACCTCTCTGTGTTCTCATAGTTAGATTTCATTGGTAGGAGTTCTGCCGAATTTGAATGGATTGGTATATCACCTGCCCATTTAGGTTTCTGTAACTTGGTTATTAACTGCTCTCTTTGGTTTTGAGGCATGAGCTAACAGATGAGGCTTGATATTTTCTACCGATTGTAtccttctttatatatttttttctttgatgtgCTGCATTCAAGTTTTAAGAGCAATAAATTTAATCTGAGTACCATTTTCTGTGCCCTAAAGAACAAGTGAATCTGGACGTTTAATTGTATGCAGTCCCATCTATTGCATAAGGCATATAAAATTGTTAGGTTAAGCTGCATATGGCTAATAAGACCTGGAAAGTTACTCGAGTCCGAAGATCAATGTACTAATTGGTCAATTGTAGGCTGGGATAAGTTTTTCCTGCTTTGTGATTTTACTTGTAAGCAATGAGATAATCTTGCAATTTTATTTGTGATGCAGGAAGAGGTAGCTAAAGAAGCAGAGACTGGAAAAATTTACAGGTCAAATTATGTTGACAAGCATGGGAGAACAGTTCTTGTAATGAGACCTAGTTGCCAGGTTTTTCATCTAAAATCGCTCCTCACcccttaatttttatatatatatatatatatatatatttgtgatttcTAAGTGACTGTTATATATTAATTGAAGCAATTTTGTTCTTCATGTAGCCACAAGTCATGCTTCTTATCCACTGTGTAAAAACCATTAATGATTTGTCTATTTACCATCTATCTtgccaaaaatattgaatatttttagcAGATACTTTTTGCAAGAAAAAATTCATGAGCTAGTGAGAATTTCCTATTTGTGCCTGCATAAATTTTGTTAAAGACTGATTATAAGATCTGTTGCGATGTACAGATTTCTTGCTACTTTGAGTTgctgattttcaaatttttgttttgaccGCAGAACTCAAAGTCAACAAAAGGTCAAATTAGGTATTTGGTTTATTGCATGGAGAATGCTGTTTTAAATCTGCCGCCACACCAGGATAAGATGGTTTGGCTGATTGACTTTCAGGGCTTCAATATGTCACATATTTCAGTGAAAGTGACTAAAGAAACTGCCCATGTTTTGCAAGATCATTACCCAGAACGCCTTGGTCTTGCAATACTGTACAATCCACCCAAGTTCTTTGAGCCATTCTTCACGGTATAATGCTTATTATTATGTTGATTTCCATTGTTGTTCAACATATCTTTTCTCTGTAAGATCACATAATgttttacattattattattattattattattttctggtAAATTAGGACCATGTAGTGGTTGATTCgctgttatatatatttagttatagAAGGCACTAAGCATGCTAttggcttttgtttttgttttttgtttttttctctttagataGAAACATTTGGTTGGGGTTATATGAAGTGGAATAAGTTTGTAGTAGGAATGATCtcgttaattttttttccactctAAAATTATTTAGATCCACATATTTGGTATGGTTTTAAATGTTTGTGCCATctgaaatttagaaaatatcaaaatactAGTGATCTTCGTCCTATTGTAGAATAATTTCTGTGATTCTGATCAAGGTTAGTCACTTTCTTTTAAACCTTGACTTAAATTTGAAACATAATTATTTGATCCACACTAATCAGTTATGATTCACTTTATTTCAGTCTTGTGTGAACTCGATAAACATGCACAGTTCACAAAAATTTGCAGCCAAAATACCACCTTATTATCAGATGATATACATCAGTTCAATATCTTGCTTCTGGCTGATGTTATGTCCGTGGGGCTGATATTGTGCATGGATCATGCTCTGGTTTATACTGTCTCTTGGCTATTCTTTATTGCCAATGATACCAGAGCCATTCATTTTCCAATTTAATGTTGACTTTTGATACTGTTTCCGCTTTTGACACCAAAAGATTGTATATTGCAGTTAGTGAAGCCTTTCCTAGAGCCAAAGACGTACAACAAAGTCAAGTTTGCTTACTCAGATGACCTTAACGCGAAGAAGGTAATGGAGGACCTTTTTGACATGGATAAGCTGGAATCTGCATTTGGTGGAAATGATACTGCACCatttgatataaataaatatgcagAGAGAATGAAAGAAGACGACAAGAAGATGCCTGCTTTATGGGGTGATC includes the following:
- the LOC107420954 gene encoding uncharacterized protein LOC107420954 codes for the protein MSIKKSASNVVEKILTYEEQQAKINEVRSSLGTLSGKSSVYCSDASIARHLTARNWNVKKATKMLKETLKWRSEYKPEEIRWEEVAKEAETGKIYRSNYVDKHGRTVLVMRPSCQNSKSTKGQIRYLVYCMENAVLNLPPHQDKMVWLIDFQGFNMSHISVKVTKETAHVLQDHYPERLGLAILYNPPKFFEPFFTLVKPFLEPKTYNKVKFAYSDDLNAKKVMEDLFDMDKLESAFGGNDTAPFDINKYAERMKEDDKKMPALWGDPQSTLNKIPSFVSTKLGSDSESSDNEKTDSSKRCGSEPELVSSDDSKPLAASSGHPTEDVHGTKPEVFSSDNSIPVAASSRNPAEVV